The sequence below is a genomic window from Fluoribacter dumoffii NY 23.
TTTTTCTAATTGGAGTGTTTCTATTCAATATTCCTTATATGCCTATTATTTTTCAAGTTGGTGGGTCACAATCAACCCTATTAACCACACTATTTCAGTAGGTGACCCGGATTTTTCCCTATAACTACTGCGCATCCGGTGTAGGCCTGACATTACCTAAGCGGGTATTTTCTTCAACTACCTGATTAACGAACGTATTTCCATAACCAATCCAACAGCCTTTTTTTATAGTCGTTCCTGGCCCAATTGCAGTGGACATACCGATAAAAACATTTTCTTCGATGATTACAGGGGCAAGAAAAAGTAAATTACCTACATCAGAGTGACAACTTATTGACACTCCACTGCCAAGAGTGACATTTTTTCCTATAGTGATTAAAGGACAATCTACAAAGTCGACATCGAATGAATTGACTATCTGAAAAGAAACTTTGGCACCCAGGGCACGCCAGTAGAAAAATTTTACACAATTAAACGTTTGTAACAAAGGAGCCAGACCGATTATTTTTGCAGAACGAGTCAGGGCAAAATGACAAAACCAGGCAAAAGTCATTTTATTCATTTCGCGTTTATAGCGACCGGGTTTTAAACGAGGCAAACATAATCTAATCACTGCAACAATTACAATAAACGAGGTAAATAAAACAAAGGGCGCCAAAGGAAGAACCAACCAGGTCAATGTATAACCATGATAAAGAAACAATCCTGTAATACTGAATGCAGCCACACCAGGCATTAAACTAAATAAAATAGAGACCAAATCAATGATGATAAGCATGGAAGCTGATAATTCGGTCTTCCCGGGAGCCTTTTTTACCTTGTTTTTCTTCTTTTCAGTCATTATTTTGAGCTCCTATTTTCATACTCAGGCCGAGGTTTACTCAACCTAAATTTTTTAATAAATTTAGCCATGAAGTGCAGAAAATCTTACCGCCTATTTTTCTCTGATTACACGCTGAGATATCAGCTTGGGTTTGGTCTGCGCATGACTATCTGCCATTAATTCCTCTTTGGGCAATTGCAACAAAACCATGGGGAGCACTTCCTTAGTAATCACTCCATGGGCATAGGGTTCATTGATGTTGATTAAGGCCTCATGCATTTGCTCTAATAATGAAGGAGGAATTTGTACCGTATCATCGGTAACGAAAACAATTCTATTTCCGAGGCTATTACGGGCAAAATACCAATAAGGTTCTATTTCAAAAGCAAGATCACCCAGCATTTTCTGCAATTCCTGGCCCGAGATAGAACAGTTTTCCAATTTAATCATTTGACTTTTATAACAAAATTCCAGCCGGGGGGCTTTATTTAAAAAACCAGTACATTTCACCACATCCTTTAGCCGATACCGAACAAAACCCATTGCTGTAGTTAGGAACACTTCATAATTTTTACCTTGTTCCAATTCCCAGGGTTGGAGAAGATTTTCTTTTTTAATGCTCTTTCCCTCTTCTATAAACTCGACAATATGGGCACCGGGATGCAAATAACCTCCTGGTTGGTCGTCTATAGGAACGGTAAGCCATCCTTCAGTAGCTGATAAAGTACCATCCACCATAGAAACGCCTTCTCCCAGCACTTTTTGCAATTGCCGGGCTGGATACTCGCAAAGACTGGAAATCCAGCACCCTATTACATTTAAAGAGGGCCAAAACTCTTTGAAAGAGCGTGGCTCCTTTAGCGCTAATTCACGTAAATACCGTCGGCGTTTTCGGGTAATTTTCACGGGTGGTAAAAAATCAGGAACCATTTTTTCACCCAGCAAATAAGGTAATAAATGTTTAAAATCTTTAAGGCAACGCTCAAATAAAGTTTCTATAACCATGGGGGTCACTGCAAATAGAGCACTGAGGTCCGTCGCCAAAGCGTATAAAGCCGACCATTGGGCATAAACTTCAGCGTTATCGAATAGTTCATCAGGCATAGCATAAAAACGTTTAATAAAAGAAGGTAAATTTCGATAATTAAAATTACTGATCCATCCTGAGGGGATGCCTGCCGGAGTCAGTTTATGCGCATCAACCGCGACCAAATAGGCTATTTTTTCTTTAAATAACCCATGATAGTGCTGGGCCAGAGTATAAATATAGGGCGGCATCGTTCGCTGAAACTGAGTCTGAAATGATGCAGTGATGGGAAAAAATTTTCTAACTCCTGCAGTACCCGAAGTTTCTGACCAAAAAATTAATTTTTCTCCATTAAATGGCTGAACTTGACTGTGCTGAGCCGTCAAAAGATCTTCTTCATAATCTTCGTAAGTGGTAATGGGAAAATCATTCAGGGTTAAATGCTGTAAATTGTTTAGCAAAGGCTGCCAGTAGGCGGATTTTTTTAATAAAGGAACAACTTCTTCATTCCATAAGCGTTCACGCGAACGCTCGGGATGCTTGGTATCCTCAATAAAATCCAAGTATTTTTTT
It includes:
- a CDS encoding DapH/DapD/GlmU-related protein, whose protein sequence is MTEKKKNKVKKAPGKTELSASMLIIIDLVSILFSLMPGVAAFSITGLFLYHGYTLTWLVLPLAPFVLFTSFIVIVAVIRLCLPRLKPGRYKREMNKMTFAWFCHFALTRSAKIIGLAPLLQTFNCVKFFYWRALGAKVSFQIVNSFDVDFVDCPLITIGKNVTLGSGVSISCHSDVGNLLFLAPVIIEENVFIGMSTAIGPGTTIKKGCWIGYGNTFVNQVVEENTRLGNVRPTPDAQ
- a CDS encoding GH3 family domain-containing protein; amino-acid sequence: MNWKRIFIAAITRKKYLDFIEDTKHPERSRERLWNEEVVPLLKKSAYWQPLLNNLQHLTLNDFPITTYEDYEEDLLTAQHSQVQPFNGEKLIFWSETSGTAGVRKFFPITASFQTQFQRTMPPYIYTLAQHYHGLFKEKIAYLVAVDAHKLTPAGIPSGWISNFNYRNLPSFIKRFYAMPDELFDNAEVYAQWSALYALATDLSALFAVTPMVIETLFERCLKDFKHLLPYLLGEKMVPDFLPPVKITRKRRRYLRELALKEPRSFKEFWPSLNVIGCWISSLCEYPARQLQKVLGEGVSMVDGTLSATEGWLTVPIDDQPGGYLHPGAHIVEFIEEGKSIKKENLLQPWELEQGKNYEVFLTTAMGFVRYRLKDVVKCTGFLNKAPRLEFCYKSQMIKLENCSISGQELQKMLGDLAFEIEPYWYFARNSLGNRIVFVTDDTVQIPPSLLEQMHEALININEPYAHGVITKEVLPMVLLQLPKEELMADSHAQTKPKLISQRVIREK